The genomic window TGAAAACGGAACCAAGGTGATTGCGCAGGCGATTGCCGAATCCAGTGCCTTCAGCATCGCAGGTGGTGGCGACACCCTGGCCGCCATTGCCAAATACGGCATAGAGAAACAGGTGGGCTACATCAGCACCGGCGGCGGCGCCTTTTTGGAAGTGCTAGAGGGCAAGACCCTGCCCGCGTTTGAAGTGCTGACACGCCGCGCCACAGCCTGATTGTTACAAAAATAGTAGCTATATAGATAGAAAACACGGGGGCTGGAGGCCTAAAAGGCTTAAGCCCCTTGGCTGGGAAGCAACTGGGGGCTTAGAACAACTCGACGTCGCCCACCTTCAGGTCGACCTTGAGCAGGCCGCGGCGCACCAGGTCGGCCTCGCTGCAGACCTGGTTGCGGCCATGGTGCTTGGCGTAATAAACGGCCTGGTCGGCCCGCTCACAGGCGGCAGCCGGTGAGTCGCCGCTCACAATTTCGGTGACGCCCACGCTGGCGGTGATGTGGCCGGCCTGCGGAAACTCGTAGGCCGCCATATTGGCGCGAAAGCGTTCGACGGCGGCCACCGCGGCGTCATGGTCGGCACTGCGCAGCACCACCAGAAACTCTTCACCGCCAAACCTGTAGACCCGGTCGTAGGCCCGGAACGAGGTTTTCAGCAGACGCGCCACCAGGATCAGCACCTCGTCACCAATCAGGTGGCCATAGGTGTCATTGACCTGTTTGAAGTGGTCAATGTCCACCATGGCCAGCCAGAAATTGGAGGGTGTGTTGGGGGAGCGGTGCTCCACACCGTCGGGGGGCTGGTCCGCTTCTTGTGGCTCGGTGGGTTTGAGGGTCTTGTAGAACAGGTCGTCAAAGGGTTTGCGGTTCCACAGCCCGGTCAAGGCATCACGCTCGCTGTAGTCCAGCATGTCCAGGATGTTGCCGTACATGGTCACCAGCCGGGTTGCGTCCTGCCAGTCGGCGGGTG from Rhodoferax sp. AJA081-3 includes these protein-coding regions:
- a CDS encoding GGDEF domain-containing protein — encoded protein: MKNSAVTRSDSLIDHLVQLSGLRKRDDLLSGITRALLETISAPKVEVFGLVHDENRQFWLPLTQALPNEKVRFVTDPMRGDPEMMAPVESDPDRHLCLNRMEVVVTAPTASQPAYVTRFPMTVAEGATLWGVAEISSPQPLTPADWQDATRLVTMYGNILDMLDYSERDALTGLWNRKPFDDLFYKTLKPTEPQEADQPPDGVEHRSPNTPSNFWLAMVDIDHFKQVNDTYGHLIGDEVLILVARLLKTSFRAYDRVYRFGGEEFLVVLRSADHDAAVAAVERFRANMAAYEFPQAGHITASVGVTEIVSGDSPAAACERADQAVYYAKHHGRNQVCSEADLVRRGLLKVDLKVGDVELF